GCCTGGCCTTCTCATCCACCGCCGGAGAACGACGCCCACTCCCTCGAGCAACGATGTCGTGGTCGATTGGGGGAAGATTTTCTTGGCAGAAATTTCTGTTCTTTGTGGATGCCCTGCTTGATTGATATGCTGCATATTGCTTGATGTGGATGCTCTGGTTGATTGAGGCTTCATACATGATGCTGATATTTGATGCATAGTTGTTGTTCATTGATGGGTAAATTAATATTTGAAGCTTGTTGTGGATGCTCTGCTTGCTGGATGTACATGTAGATGCTCTGCTTGGGTCAAATGGCTATGCTTGTTTCATGATGGACATATCTTTTTCTATTTGCTTGCTGGACATGCTTGTTTGCTATACATAGTTCTTCCTTGTGTTGTATTCTAGTATAAATTATGGTGAAAATGAACTAGATGGAGAAGGCAGCGAAGAAGGCAGCGAAGAAGGCAACGAAGACAGACAAGGCAATTTGGGATGCATACCATACTAGGGTATTTTTTCGAGTTGTGTGCGAGGGAAGTTGAAGCAGGCAATAGGCCGGGAGCGTTCTTGAGTCCTAGAGGATATAAGAATTTAGGGGAGAGTTGGTTGCAGATAACTAAGAAAAGTTATGTGAGGATGCAATTCAAGAATAGATGGGAAAATCTCAAAACTATGTATTATCAATGGAAACAACTGCAAATTGACGCATCTGGACTTGGATGGAATGCTAAGCTAGGAACCATTGATGCTGATACTGATTGGTGGAACACTCACCTAATAGTAAGTTCATGTTACTCATAACATTTACATTGGGTTTATATTATCTTAATTATCCATTTAGCTGACCGTTTGTTCTTTTGCTATATTTCAGAAAAACCCGGAGCATGCAAAGTATAGGAATGGAGGACCACCCAACTTGGCTGAAATGGACCTCATGTTTGATGACCGTCATGTCACCGGTGCCGAGTCAGCTATCCCCGGTGAGATACCATTGGACAAGGAGGATGTTAGTGATGACACTGATAGTGCAGAGGATGATGATGAAGTCATCAAAGCAAAACCAAAGAAGCAGCGAAAGACCAAGTCCTGTAAAGATGATTTTTCTGCTCAAGATGAGAAGAACCCATTTGTTCGGATGTACAAGAAGGCTAGTGATGCGATATGTGTAACGGCTGAAAGTATAAAAGAAGCATCTAGGTCCAGCATGGCTCGTCCTCCCCCTCCTCTGGTTGCTCCTCCCCCTACTCCAGTTGGCCCTAGTATGAATGAGGCAATGGAGATGGTTCGTGAATGTGGAGTTGAGGAAGGAACTCCTCTCTTTTTCTCTTCGAGCATGCTATTTATGAAGGCTGAGTATAGAGAAATGTTTGCATCGGTTCAGACCAAGGAAGGAAGGTTTGATTGGCTCGAGAGAGCGCATGATTATGCTATGTAACTTCTCGTTTAGAATAATTGCTTAGTTCTTTGCTTGGATTATGCTATGTTGTTGGTCTGTACCATTTGCTTATTTGAATGCTTGGATTATGCTATGGGTCTGTACCACATTCGTGTGTGAACTATTGGCTTTGCTGGACATGAACCATTTGCTTATTTGAATGCTATTTTCCCATATGTATGAATAATGGATATGACAACTAATCTTGTTGTCATGTTCCATTTGTAGACTGATGGAATTGACGGCGGAGgtggtgaagatgatgatgctaACATAAAGACAGTGCAACTTCAAAACTTGCTCAAGTTAAGTACTGATCTTGCAACCTTGGGCCAAATGGCTATGCACTACAGCAAAACTTGTTTGAATAAGCAACCTAGGTAGCCTAGGAGGATTGCAGTACAAATTGGTCATGAATTTATTCTCTATGGATGTAGATATGTACTACCTTGTTGATTCTGGTTATCCTAACCGGGTGGGGTATCTAGCTCCTTATAAAGGGACAACCTACCACCTTGCCGAATTTCGGTCTGGCCGCCGCCCAGCGAGTGGTAAATTTGAGGTGTTCAATTATCTTCACTCTTCTCTTCGGAACGTGATTGAACGCACATTTGGTGTGCTCAAGCAGAAATGGCGCATCCTAAGGGATGTGCCACACTTCAAGGTGGGAAGTCAGACGATGATTATCAGTGCTTGTATGACGCTTCACAATTTCATCAGGGACAGCAAGCTACGCGATAAAGAGTTTGATAAATGTGATgataataaaaattacatgccTGCAGTCTCACGGTCAACACCTTTGCTTGGCGATGTCGTTCCCACTTCATCCGATGAAGGCAACATGAACGACACGCGAGATAGGATTGCGAGCTCTTTGTTTATTGCGCGACAAGCTACATAGATTAGTATTTGTACGGACCTCTAATTATATGTATGAATTATTAGTTATATGGACGGTCTAATCCTTTAGCCCTCTTTTGTACGGATTATTAATTATATGGACTATCTTTTGTATTGTATGGGCAAATGTATATATGAGCAAGAAAGTGAGAAAATTATTATTATGAAATATTTTATGCATTAACATAGAACAAATCATTCCCTCTCAGTCAAAATACCATTTAAAAAATCTATTAACACTGAATCAACAAGTTACACTGATCTTAGTGCTCTAAGGGCATTTCAGGCTTTTCACCAGCTCAC
This DNA window, taken from Triticum urartu cultivar G1812 unplaced genomic scaffold, Tu2.1 TuUngrouped_contig_4983, whole genome shotgun sequence, encodes the following:
- the LOC125528602 gene encoding uncharacterized protein LOC125528602, whose amino-acid sequence is MQFKNRWENLKTMYYQWKQLQIDASGLGWNAKLGTIDADTDWWNTHLIKNPEHAKYRNGGPPNLAEMDLMFDDRHVTGAESAIPGEIPLDKEDVSDDTDSAEDDDEVIKAKPKKQRKTKSCKDDFSAQDEKNPFVRMYKKASDAICVTAESIKEASRSSMARPPPPLVAPPPTPVGPSMNEAMEMVRECGVEEGTPLFFSSSMLFMKAEYREMFASVQTKEGRFDWLERAHDYAM